One Aegilops tauschii subsp. strangulata cultivar AL8/78 chromosome 7, Aet v6.0, whole genome shotgun sequence genomic window carries:
- the LOC109748803 gene encoding uncharacterized protein: protein MEDESSQDSSVQYMNLSDDEATHFRIPTSIEDQDYSGIETAPRVLCHQHGVAAERRVAFEAFNTGRRFLVCPMSEDDNCGIVLWVDPEWPPTLQNALLKLWEMYHDSKSDRRKDNLESSLTIHHLTEEKNNLEANYDKLVEDVHQLLNAQEDRRVDFSYLQAKMQDVHVSDSVVSDMKTEMGKKDAEIFKLQEKYKVLMNLTQSQGTCIRNLKFNHLKEKEVLSTSTRNLQFQVDELKKSEEKLTQENTQLLLHMGDLKKGHDKLTARRDQLKIQIAELLKSEEKNKQKLKGILDILSE, encoded by the exons ATGGAGGACGAGAGCAGCCAGGACTCAAGCGTGCAATACATGAACCTCTCCGACGACGAAGCCACGCATTTCCGG ATCCCTACTAGCATTGAAGACCAAGACTACAGTGGCATTGAGACAGCACCCAGAGTTCTTTGCCATCAGCATGGCGTGGCGGCTGAGAGGCGTGTAGCATTCGAAGCATTTAACACGGGCAGGAGGTTCTTAGTCTGTCCTATGAGT GAAGATGACAACTGTGGTATTGTTCTCTGGGTTGACCCAGAGTGGCCTCCTACATTGCAGAATGCCTTGTTGAAGCTATGGGAAATGTATCATGACAGCAAGAGTGATAGGAGGAAGGATAACCTGGAGAGTTCACTCACTATTCACCATCTCACTGAAGAAAAAAATAATCTAGAGGCCAACTATGACAAATTGGTTGAAGATGTGCACCAACTGTTGAATGCTCAAGAGGATAGGAGGGTAGATTTCAGCTATTTGCAGGCTAAGATGCAGGATGTGCATGTTTCTGATTCAGTTGTATCTGACATGAAGACAGAGATGGGGAAGAAAGATGCAGAGATCTTCAAGCTGCAGGAGAAGTATAAAGTACTGATGAACCTGACACAATCTCAAGGCACTTGCATCAGGAACCTGAAGTTTAATCATCTAAAAGAGAAGGAAGTGCTTAGTACATCCACCAGGAACCTGCAATTCCAGGTTGATGAACTCAAAAAATCTGAGGAAAAGCTCACCCAGGAGAACACCCAGCTGCTCCTTCACATGGGAGATCTCAAGAAGGGGCATGACAAGCTCACAGCAAGGAGGGATCAGCTAAAGATTCAGATTGCTGAACTGTTGAAGTCAGAGGAGAAGAACAAGCAGAAATTGAAGGGGATCCTGGACATCTTGTCAGAATGA